The following coding sequences lie in one Trichoderma breve strain T069 chromosome 1, whole genome shotgun sequence genomic window:
- a CDS encoding serine aminopeptidase, s33 domain-containing protein encodes MPTKKEVEFETRDGLTLRGLLTLLDAPNVPLVIFVSPFAVTRGHLMDHQTNLFNENGFATLTYDARTFGKSDGLPRHNINFDKQSEDIFDAVTYGTFLTPHVDPERIAIIGGGHGGGASIRATALDPRVKALILQVPGISGAIDAQFYPPGLLDQSRAALARPKTSESEQEYIQLFPESMEEATAATQKALLGGPALFNFHSYIKGNCDAKEFNWQNRVTLESAFYNFANEFQAYLPRVSPRPLLYIAPSGELPAEPHEEAYAKVNEPKEFYKIEPFDFGGYMNGTAKVSQKDVEVKFLQKHLL; translated from the exons ATGCCTACTAAGAAAGAAGTCGAGTTCGAGACCCGCGATGGTCTTACATTGAGAGGCTTACTGACATTGCTGGATGCACCAAACGTGCCATTGGTGATTTTCGTGTCCCCA TTTGCTGTTACAAGAGGCCACTTGATGGATCATCAAACGAATCTTTTCAACGAAAACGGATTCGCAACGTTGACGTACGATGCAAGAACATTTGGCAAAAGCGATGGATTACCAAGACACAATATAAATTTTGATAAGCAGTCTGAGGATATTTTTGACGCTGTCACATACGGTACATTTTTAACGCCGCATGTAGACCCAGAACGTATCGCGATTA TCGGCGGTGGGCATGGAGGAGGCGCATCTATCCGAGCGACTGCCCTTGACCCGCGAGTCAAAGCCCTTATTTTGCAAGTCCCAGGAATATCGGGCGCAATCGACGCCCAATTTTACCCACCAGGTCTGCTAGACCAATCGAGAGCAGCTTTAGCGCGACCAAAGACCTCGGAGAGCGAGCAAGAGTACATACAACTTTTCCCGGAATCAATGGAAGAAGCCACTGCGGCTACTCAAAAAGCGCTACTCGGAGGGCCAGCGCTTTTTAACTTTCACTCTTACATAAAAGGGAACTGTGATGCAAAGGAGTTCAATTGGCAAAACAGAGTCACACTCGAAAGCGCCTTTTATAATTTCGCCAACGAATTCCAAGCATATCTGCCGCGAGTTTCTCCTAGGCCGCTCTTATATATCGCGCCCAGTGGAGAGCTTCCTGCTGAGCCTCATGAGGAAGCGTATGCGAAAGTAAACGAGCCAAAAGAGTTTTACAAGATCGAACCATTTGACTTTGGAGGATATATGAACGGCACGGCGAAGGTGTCCCAGAAGGATGTCGAAGTGAAGTTTTTACAGAAGCATCTTCTGTAA